A DNA window from Falco peregrinus isolate bFalPer1 chromosome 8, bFalPer1.pri, whole genome shotgun sequence contains the following coding sequences:
- the COL23A1 gene encoding collagen alpha-1(XXIII) chain isoform X1, with protein sequence MSSLPTFPIELHLCGPAEAKVLVAQGSSACVAGTSRPPLDNAASSHHVCVNFFQGDQGRDGATGPPGPPGPPGARGPPGDTGKDGPRGPPGPPGFKGEPGEDGLVGARGPPGPKGEPGFQGKKGDDGMPGEPGLMGPKGEKGSAGPKGENGTDGLPGPKGEPGEKGGVGSIGPRGPPGLKGEQGDTVVIDYDGRILDALKGSPGPPGPPGPQGAPGPKGELGLPGPPGLDGEKGPKGAKGDQGSAGITGQKGETGEMGLAGPPGAEGPKGDKGEKGDTGSPCLQNNHIIPEPGPPGLPGPMGPPGIQGPKGLDGAKGEKGDSGEKGDHGDTGPAGLPGAPGLIGLPGTKGEKGKPGEPGLDGFPGLRGEKGERSERGEKGERGLPGRKGAKGQKGEPGPPGLDQPCPVGPDGLPVAGCWHK encoded by the exons GAGGCCAAGGTGCTGGTGGCCCAGGGATCCAGTGCATGTGTTGCAGGCACCTCGCGGCCACCGCTTGACAACGCCGCTTCCTCTCACCATGTCTGTGTGAACTTCTTCCAGGGTGATCAAGGTCGAGATGGAGCCACTGGCCCCCCTGGTCCGCCAGGACCCCCAGGTGCTCGGGGGCCTCCTGGTGACACGGGAAAAGATGGCCCAAGAGGACCTCCAGGCCCCCCT GGTTTCAAAGGCGAGCCGGGAGAGGACGGCCTCGTG GGTGCCAGGGGACCTCCAGGACCAAAG GGTGAACCTGGTTTCCaagggaaaaag GGTGATGACGGGATGCCTGGGGAACCAGGACTTATGGGCCCTAAG ggagaaaaaggcAGCGCGGGACCCAAGGGAGAGAACGGCACAGATGGCTTGCCAGGACCCAAG GGTGAACCTGGTGAGAAGGGAGGAGTTGGCTCCATTGGACCCCGG GGTCCCCCCGGCCTGAAAGGGGAACAGGGTGACACCGTAGTGATCGACTACGACGGCCGAATCCTGGATGCGCTGAAG gGCTCGCCGGGTCCCCCAGGGCCACCGGGCCCCCAAGGTGCTCCAGGTCCCAAG ggagagctgggcttgCCGGGTCCCCCTGGACTGGATGGTGAGAAG GGTCCAAAAGGAGCGAAGGGTGACCAGGGCAGCGCAGGGAtcacaggacagaaaggagAGACAGGAGAAATGGGCTTAGCGGGTCCGCCG GGAGCAGAAGGGCCAAAAGgagataaaggagaaaaaggagacacCGGGTCACCGTGTTTGCAGAATAATCAT ATCATACCTGAGCCTGGACCCCCTGGATTACCTGGCCCTATG GGTCCTCCAGGAATCCAGGGGCCTAAA GGCTTGGATGgtgcaaagggagaaaaaggtgACAGCGGTGAGAAAGGGGACCACGGTGACACAGGACCTGCT ggtCTCCCGGGAGCTCCAGGGCTCATCGGTTTACCCGGTACCAAAGGAGAGAAG ggaaagccAGGGGAGCCAGGATTGGAC GGTTTCCCAGGTCtcagaggagagaaaggagagagaagtgaAAGAGGCGAGAAG GGTGAGCGAGGATTACCGGGGAGAAAAGGAGCCAAAGGGCAGAAGGGGGAACCAGGCCCTCCGGGACTGGACCAGCCTTGTCCTGTG GGCCCAGACGGACTGCCAGTAGCAGGATGTTGGCATAAG TGA